Proteins from a single region of Psilocybe cubensis strain MGC-MH-2018 chromosome 3, whole genome shotgun sequence:
- a CDS encoding Protein CMS1, whose product MNQVGDDLEDDFVLDDTVALSGDEGLDNVVQLDDEDVFVDAGSDEGQDGEDDDDEYGNDNDHDNIASSTKDTDAARAKKRKRREKEKERKAKKIKLAEATEKIEGSIASQSPQKLSDYLAAMQAKSFPKLSAIELDDLRIPESSIADTTAWTESRTLDGLVGFITKVLPSLRLRLSQKSKSNGAPTLLYIAGAALRVADVTRVLKNNKLQGDKGGDVAKLFAKHFKLAQHVAYLKRTKVGAAVGTPGRLGKLLNDTDALNVSALSHIILDITYKDAKNRNLLEIPETRDEVFQTVLNNELVLKGIKEGKIQVVLF is encoded by the exons ATGAATCAAGTAGGAGACGACCTAGAAGACGACTTTGTTTTGGACGACACGGTGGCACTTTCTGGAGACGAAGGTCTCGACAATGTAGTTCAActagatgatgaagacgtCTTTGTCGATGCAGGGTCAGACGAGGGGCAAGACGgtgaggacgacgacgatgagtaTGGAAATGATAACGACCACGATAACATTGCATCGTCGACGAAAGACACCGATGCTGCTCGGGCCAAAAAGCGAAAGCgtagagagaaagagaaagagcggAAGGCAAAG aaaatcaaattggCAGAAGCTACAGAAAAGATAGAGGGCTCAATAGCTTCTCAGTCACCTCAGAAGCTTTCAGATTATTTGGCTGCAATGCAGGCTAAAAGTTTCCCAAAGCTATCAGCTATTGAATTAGACGACCTGCGGATACCAG AATCATCAATAGCGGATACGACCGCATGGACGGAATCACGAACACTGGATGGGCTAGTGGGTTTTATCACGAAAG TTCTTCCTAGCCTGCGCCTTCGGTTATCACAGAAATCGAAATCAAATGGAGCACCTACACTACTCTACATCGCTGGAGCTGCTCTAAGAGTTGCAGATGTCACTCGGGTGCTCAAGAATAATAAACTTCAAGGTGATAAGGGTGGAGATGTCGCCAAACTGTTCGCCAAACACTTCAAGCTTGCGCAACACGTAGCCTACCTTAAACGGACGAAAGTTGGAGCAGCTGTTGGAACTCCAGGTCGATTGGGAAAGTTGCTCAATGATACAG ATGCGCTGAATGTGTCTGCTCTTTCCCACATCATCTTGGATATCACATATAAGGACGCCAAGAATCGCAATCTGTTAGAGATTCCCGAAACAAGGGATGAGGTCTTTCAAACGGTCTTGAATAACGAGCTCGTTTTGAAGGGTATTAAAGAGGGGAAGATTCAAGTAGTGTTGTTCTAA
- a CDS encoding 3'-5' exonuclease eri1, protein MLVMIATCLLRSFYKRVIASRDKAQSTSSQTSSIQANPIFSEKPQPPAAQPTSPPTPSSSKKNMRYLKNTRRVKGKKQFVQPTTPIVHQKTKQPYEVFLILDIEGTCKPGTDFNYPNEIIELPVSVLQWTDRSEDGRADTLEVIDEFRSFVRPTWRPTLSAFCTELTGITQEQVDVAPCFSEVLVQLEAFLVKNGLLEEGTGRRLKRYCWCSDGPWDIRDFFVKQCFISQVQMPAWIQGDILDVRSTVLHWMYSEPTAASKIHGSKRPSLNISAQLKVLGLPDFEGRQHSGIDDTRNIAKIVTELARRGVRLFPNTAIDPRRRWQWMGKHGQVLEEGLP, encoded by the exons ATGCTGGTTATGATTGCAACGTGCCTTTTACGCTCATTCTATAAGCGTGTAATAGCTTCTCGAGACAAAGCACAAAGCACTTCATCTCAGACTTCTTCTATACAAGCCAATCCTATATTTTCTGAAAAGCCTCAACCCCCTGCTGCCCAGCCCACATCCCCTCCTACACCGTCATCCTCCAAAAAGAATATGCGCTACCTCAAAAACACCCGCCGCGTCAAAGGAAAGAAACAGTTTGTTCAGCCAACCACCCCCATCGTTCATCAGAAGACAAAGCAGCCTTATGAAGTCTTTCTAATCCTCGATATCGAAGGCACTTGCAAACCAGGAACGGACTTTAACTATCCGAATGAAATCATT GAACTCCCAGTGTCTGTATTGCAGTGGACTGATAGGAGCGAGGATGGGCGGGCTGATACCCTAGAGGTTATCGATGAATTCCGCTCTTTTGTTCGACCTACCTGGAGGCCGACACTGTCAGCTTTTTGCACGGAGCTGACAGGAATAACTCAA GAGCAAGTGGATGTAGCTCCATGTTTCTCAGAAGTACTGGTGCAATTGGAAGCATTCCTTGTGAAGAACGGCCTATTGGAGGAAGGAACAGGGAGACGCCTAAAGCGATATTGTTGGTGTAGTGATGGCCCATGGGATATTCGTGATTTTTTCGTAAAACAGTGTTTTATATCCCAG GTTCAAATGCCGGCGTGGATCCAGGGTGACATCCTCGATGTAAGGTCCACCGTTCTCCACTGGATGTATTCAGAACCCACTGCGGCCTCGAAA ATTCATGGTTCAAAGCGACCATCGTTGAACATCTCTGCGCAGTTAAAGGTACTGGGCTTACCGGACTTTGAAGGCAGACAGCATAGTGGCATCGAC GATACCCGTAACATCGCCAAGATTGTTACCGAGCTGGCGAGGCGAGGAGTACGCCTGTTTCCGAATACCGCAATAGATCCACGCAGAAGATGGCAATGGATGGGAAAACATGGCCAGGTTTTGGAGGAGGGACTCCCTTGA